The following are from one region of the Candidatus Rokuibacteriota bacterium genome:
- a CDS encoding 4-coumarate--CoA ligase family protein, whose translation MISKSKSPDVRIPDVPITDYVLRHAARLGDKPALIDGPTGRTLTYRQLAESVKRAAAGLGRRGFKKGDVFAIYSPNLPEYAVIFLAVASVGGINTTANPLYTPDELAKQLVDSRARFLVTVPAFLDKAQEAAKKSAIEEVFVFGTAEGATPFSDLLQAGDEPPAVRIDPREDLVVLPYSSGTTGLPKGVMLTHRNLVANLCQVEGMENFGGFAEADVTIAFLPFFHIYGMVVIMMLGLASGGTIVSMPRFDLLEFLGLIQKYKATILPLVPPVVLGMVKHPAVAQSDLSSVRLVFSGAAPLGEEIARELGRKLKCPVVQGYGMTEASPVTHLSPTKNAPMKPGSAGCVVPNTEVKIVDIVTGEEVPQGKDGELLIRGPQIMKGYLNQPGETAACLDREGWYHTGDVGYVDDDGFFFIVDRTKELIKYKGLQVAPAELEALLVTHPAVLDAAVVRKADEEAGEVPKAFIVLKADEASRATPADAIMGWVAERVAPHKRIRHLEFIDQIPKSASGKILRRVLMDKDKAR comes from the coding sequence ATGATTTCGAAGAGCAAGAGTCCCGACGTGCGTATTCCCGACGTGCCGATCACTGACTACGTGCTGCGCCACGCGGCCCGGCTCGGCGACAAGCCGGCGCTGATCGACGGGCCGACCGGCCGCACCCTGACGTACCGCCAGCTCGCGGAGAGCGTCAAGCGGGCGGCCGCCGGGCTCGGCCGGCGCGGGTTCAAGAAGGGCGACGTCTTCGCGATCTACAGCCCCAACCTGCCCGAATACGCGGTGATCTTCCTCGCCGTCGCCTCCGTCGGAGGCATCAACACGACGGCGAATCCCTTGTACACGCCCGATGAGCTGGCGAAGCAGCTGGTGGACTCGAGGGCCCGGTTCCTGGTGACGGTGCCGGCCTTCCTCGACAAGGCGCAGGAGGCCGCGAAGAAGAGCGCGATCGAGGAGGTCTTCGTGTTCGGCACGGCGGAAGGCGCCACGCCCTTCTCCGATCTCCTCCAGGCGGGAGACGAGCCGCCGGCCGTGCGCATCGACCCAAGAGAAGACCTCGTCGTCCTGCCGTATTCGAGTGGGACGACCGGGCTCCCGAAGGGCGTGATGCTGACTCACCGCAACCTGGTGGCGAACCTCTGCCAGGTCGAGGGCATGGAGAACTTCGGAGGGTTTGCCGAAGCCGACGTCACGATCGCGTTCCTGCCTTTCTTCCACATCTACGGCATGGTCGTCATCATGATGCTGGGACTTGCCAGCGGCGGCACCATCGTGTCGATGCCCCGCTTCGACCTCTTGGAGTTCCTCGGCCTCATCCAGAAATACAAGGCGACCATTCTTCCGTTGGTCCCGCCGGTCGTTCTCGGGATGGTGAAGCATCCTGCCGTCGCCCAGTCCGACCTCTCGAGCGTCCGGCTGGTCTTCTCGGGCGCGGCACCGCTCGGCGAGGAGATAGCGCGCGAGCTCGGCCGCAAGCTCAAGTGCCCCGTGGTCCAGGGCTACGGCATGACGGAGGCGAGCCCGGTGACGCACCTGAGCCCGACGAAGAACGCGCCGATGAAGCCGGGGTCTGCCGGGTGCGTCGTGCCGAACACGGAGGTGAAGATCGTCGACATCGTGACCGGCGAGGAAGTGCCACAGGGCAAGGACGGCGAGCTTTTGATCCGCGGGCCGCAGATCATGAAGGGCTACCTCAACCAGCCCGGGGAGACCGCCGCGTGTCTCGACCGCGAAGGCTGGTACCACACCGGTGACGTCGGCTACGTGGACGACGACGGGTTCTTCTTCATCGTGGACCGAACCAAGGAGCTCATCAAGTACAAGGGGCTCCAGGTTGCCCCCGCCGAGCTCGAGGCGCTGCTGGTGACGCATCCCGCGGTGCTGGACGCGGCGGTGGTGCGGAAGGCCGACGAGGAGGCGGGCGAAGTGCCCAAGGCCTTCATCGTGCTGAAGGCGGACGAAGCCTCGCGCGCGACCCCGGCTGACGCCATCATGGGCTGGGTGGCCGAGCGCGTCGCCCCCCACAAGCGCATCCGGCACCTCGAGTTCATCGACCAGATCCCGAAATCGGCGTCCGGCAAGATCCTCCGCCGGGTGCTCATGGACAAAGACAAGGCGCGGTAG
- a CDS encoding DUF126 domain-containing protein has translation MNAAPVILTGHAGVGEVVEGLALVSPDGFSARYDLDRVTGRISRESHALYGASIAGKVLVCPLAKGGFATSWALFDLRSRGLAPVAMLFTWANPVMVQGAVLAGIALMDQLSPDPMEAIRTGDRVRVDPKAGRVEVIRRAQ, from the coding sequence ATGAATGCGGCGCCCGTGATCCTGACAGGCCACGCGGGGGTCGGGGAGGTGGTGGAGGGCCTAGCCCTCGTCTCCCCCGACGGCTTCAGCGCCCGCTACGATCTCGACCGTGTCACCGGCCGTATTTCCCGGGAGTCCCACGCTCTCTACGGAGCGTCCATCGCGGGCAAGGTCCTCGTCTGCCCGCTCGCCAAAGGCGGCTTCGCGACCTCGTGGGCGCTGTTCGATCTCCGCTCGCGGGGGCTCGCGCCGGTCGCCATGCTCTTCACCTGGGCCAACCCCGTCATGGTCCAGGGAGCGGTCCTGGCCGGCATCGCCCTCATGGACCAGCTCTCACCCGACCCGATGGAGGCGATCCGGACGGGGGACCGGGTCCGGGTAGATCCGAAGGCCGGCCGCGTGGAAGTCATCAGGAGGGCTCAGTGA
- a CDS encoding thioredoxin family protein: MAKSVVTPKRFAKGMTFDEYVRYAGSAENLAREAFGSYFPDGGARGAPRKDNSAVLRERYAKARFSDEQAAAIKWLVAQPNGPAKILVISEDWSSDCRRDVPVLARLAEAGGMELRIFNRDGKKVLGTRRPDPAAAPDANYDIMLEFMNKKNGGEWASVPVAVVYTKDFQELCRYIEYPAIYNKDRIRGRQQAARPGETPAQAKERGMREFGALQASPFFDLWASAAIGEIISALHERLVVGEK, translated from the coding sequence GTGGCCAAGAGTGTCGTCACTCCCAAGCGGTTCGCCAAGGGTATGACCTTCGATGAGTACGTCAGGTACGCCGGCAGCGCCGAGAACCTCGCCCGCGAGGCCTTTGGCAGCTATTTTCCCGACGGCGGAGCCCGCGGCGCGCCGCGCAAGGACAACAGCGCGGTGCTCCGCGAGCGCTATGCCAAGGCGCGCTTCAGCGACGAGCAGGCGGCCGCCATCAAGTGGCTTGTCGCGCAGCCCAACGGGCCGGCGAAGATCCTCGTGATCTCCGAGGACTGGTCGTCGGATTGCCGCCGCGACGTGCCCGTGCTCGCGCGGCTCGCCGAGGCGGGCGGGATGGAGCTGCGCATCTTCAACCGCGACGGAAAGAAAGTGCTGGGGACGCGGCGTCCTGATCCCGCCGCCGCGCCCGACGCGAACTACGACATCATGCTCGAGTTCATGAACAAGAAGAACGGCGGGGAGTGGGCGTCGGTGCCGGTCGCGGTGGTCTACACGAAGGATTTCCAGGAGCTCTGTCGCTACATCGAGTACCCGGCCATCTACAACAAGGACCGCATCCGCGGGCGCCAGCAGGCGGCGCGGCCCGGTGAGACGCCCGCGCAGGCGAAGGAGCGCGGCATGCGGGAGTTCGGGGCCCTGCAGGCATCGCCCTTCTTCGACCTGTGGGCGTCCGCGGCGATCGGGGAAATCATCAGCGCGCTGCACGAGAGGCTGGTGGTCGGGGAGAAGTGA
- a CDS encoding amidohydrolase/deacetylase family metallohydrolase yields MYDLLLKGGTVVDAASGLDGVLDVAIGNGKIARIAAGIAAGEAARVVEVGGKIVTPGLIDCHAHVFEGVNRTGVNPDLAGVYAGVTTIVDAGSAGAATFDAFPRHIIPRCHTEIVPFLHICQTGLATNPDIIAESSVDLDDTVRVASQYKGLIRGIKARMVSPALEIMGMEMPKLAKRAAREAGIKLMVHIGDTTKRYDPKVIHPLLSLLEPGDILTHYFTPNPGGVLDANGKLVPEAREAADRGVWFDTAHGRMNFSFDVGRRIIDQGLLPHCISTDLTVPGRLQTVHSMTEIMTRFLGLGFTPAQVVAMSTTNPAKAIGVEHRLGRLEVGRQADVSVLELRQGDWMVYDILGSGLRVERAFLPHLTVKRGTVFAPDFGPRPWGWEPDRVLPKGAIAGGCC; encoded by the coding sequence ATGTACGATCTCTTGCTGAAGGGTGGGACCGTTGTTGACGCGGCGAGCGGGCTCGACGGTGTCCTTGACGTGGCGATCGGGAATGGGAAGATCGCGCGCATCGCCGCGGGCATCGCTGCCGGCGAGGCGGCGCGGGTGGTTGAGGTCGGGGGCAAGATCGTCACGCCGGGGCTGATCGATTGCCACGCCCATGTGTTCGAGGGCGTCAACCGCACCGGGGTCAATCCCGATCTGGCCGGCGTCTACGCCGGCGTCACCACCATCGTGGACGCCGGGAGCGCGGGGGCGGCCACCTTCGACGCCTTCCCACGTCACATCATCCCGCGGTGTCACACCGAGATCGTGCCGTTTCTCCATATCTGCCAGACGGGGCTTGCCACGAACCCGGACATCATCGCCGAGAGCAGCGTGGACCTCGATGACACGGTGCGGGTGGCCAGCCAGTACAAGGGGCTCATCCGCGGGATCAAGGCGCGCATGGTATCGCCCGCGCTCGAGATCATGGGCATGGAGATGCCAAAGCTGGCCAAGCGGGCGGCGCGCGAAGCCGGCATCAAGCTGATGGTCCACATCGGGGACACGACGAAGCGCTATGACCCGAAGGTGATTCACCCGCTGCTCTCGCTGCTCGAGCCCGGGGACATCCTGACCCACTACTTCACGCCGAACCCCGGCGGTGTCCTCGACGCCAACGGCAAGCTCGTGCCCGAGGCGCGCGAGGCCGCCGACCGCGGCGTCTGGTTCGACACCGCGCACGGCCGGATGAACTTCAGCTTCGACGTCGGCCGCCGGATCATCGACCAGGGCCTCCTTCCGCACTGCATCAGCACCGACCTGACTGTGCCCGGGCGTCTCCAGACGGTGCACAGCATGACCGAGATCATGACGCGCTTCCTCGGCCTCGGCTTCACGCCGGCGCAGGTGGTGGCGATGTCGACCACGAACCCCGCGAAGGCCATCGGCGTCGAGCATCGGCTCGGCCGTCTCGAGGTTGGACGCCAGGCCGACGTCTCGGTCCTCGAGCTCCGGCAGGGCGACTGGATGGTCTACGACATCCTGGGCTCCGGCCTGCGCGTCGAGCGCGCCTTCCTTCCGCATCTCACGGTGAAGCGGGGCACGGTGTTCGCGCCCGACTTCGGGCCGCGCCCGTGGGGCTGGGAGCCCGATCGCGTACTGCCCAAAGGCGCCATCGCCGGGGGCTGCTGCTAG